In the genome of Gloeotrichia echinulata CP02, one region contains:
- a CDS encoding glycerol-3-phosphate acyltransferase produces the protein MHELWGVLVILIACPLLGGLPIIAWITYALKRRRLTQMGTGNISVSAAFYHGGKLAGILAVLSEALKGIVAVLIARAFFGEGSTWEIIALIGLVWGRYWLGRGAGTTNVAWGFLVHDPLVTSFVCFFAAISFTVLRSRQIIKYGVLVLFPLLVALLHLGDFARIMAAITLAGLLAWIYTQIPDDLNLPTQEAQTESQGMLEFLRGNQTIVSLDDDLDAAIFGQKAATLSDIKRLGYSVPKGWVITSVNDPQVLSDFFGPSELSPLVVRSSAIGEDSEHASAAGQYETVLNVTSQQGLQAAIAQVKASYNHPTAVQYRRDRGLPEAAMAVIIQQQVQSVFSGVAFSRDPITQQGDAVIIEALPGSASQVVSGKVTPEQYRAFVIETENHSSIQLEGVGQVPQALIKQVAYLSRRLEKRYHGIPQDIEWSYDGQTLWVLQSRPITTLLPIWTRKIAAEVIPGVIHPLTWSINRPLTCGVWGQIFTIVLGDRAIGLDFTATATLHYSRAYFNASLLGDIFLRMGLPPESLEFLTRGAKLSTPPLNSTFQNLPGLLRLLQRELSLEKEFKEDYRQRFIPALSELADQLIDQQEPHQLMNRIEIILELLQRGTYYSIFAPISSALRQAIFRVKDGKIDHSLTPEVAVLRSLSALAIDAKEILQDIEPELVFDKLAQTPEGENILSDFNELLQDYGYLSEVGTDISVLTWREDPQYVKQLFIQLMQGNEPPKGGIDPINSALSAKKQRGFVQRRVDLKGRVTEIYSRLLAELRWSFVALEKIWLKSGLLTEAGDIFFLELDEVRRLVAGNDSDLINQLEELVQNRRSQFLQDSQFNQIPLLVYGNTPPHPLAPSAIYSDQILQGIPASHGQAEGRIKVLRNLQNIPEIDRGTILVVPYTDSAWAPLLVRAGGVIAEAGGRLSHGAIVAREYGIPAVMDVRGATWMLQDGQRVRIDGSRGIVELSNDLRPE, from the coding sequence ATGCATGAACTTTGGGGTGTCTTAGTTATATTAATTGCCTGCCCCCTTTTGGGCGGATTACCAATCATAGCCTGGATCACCTATGCCCTAAAGCGGCGGCGTCTGACGCAAATGGGTACAGGAAATATTAGCGTCTCAGCGGCTTTTTACCACGGTGGTAAGCTGGCTGGGATTCTGGCAGTGTTGTCAGAAGCTTTAAAGGGAATTGTGGCAGTTCTCATCGCCCGTGCGTTCTTTGGCGAGGGGTCAACTTGGGAGATTATAGCCCTGATTGGCCTAGTATGGGGTAGATACTGGCTGGGCAGAGGCGCCGGCACGACAAATGTAGCTTGGGGTTTTCTGGTACATGATCCACTGGTGACATCATTTGTCTGTTTTTTCGCAGCCATTAGCTTTACAGTTTTGCGTTCAAGACAGATAATAAAATATGGGGTTTTGGTTCTATTTCCCCTGTTGGTGGCATTATTGCACCTTGGCGATTTTGCCAGAATCATGGCGGCGATTACCCTGGCTGGATTACTCGCCTGGATTTACACACAAATCCCCGATGACCTGAACCTCCCAACCCAAGAAGCACAAACAGAATCTCAAGGGATGTTGGAATTTTTGCGAGGCAATCAAACCATCGTCTCTCTAGATGATGATTTGGATGCTGCTATCTTCGGACAAAAGGCAGCGACATTATCTGATATTAAGCGATTAGGTTACTCAGTACCGAAAGGCTGGGTAATCACCTCAGTCAATGACCCCCAAGTATTGAGTGATTTTTTTGGGCCTTCGGAATTATCACCCCTAGTAGTCCGTTCCTCAGCTATTGGGGAAGACTCAGAACATGCTTCCGCTGCAGGACAGTACGAAACTGTATTGAACGTTACTAGTCAACAGGGATTACAAGCAGCGATCGCCCAAGTTAAAGCTTCCTATAATCATCCTACTGCCGTGCAATATCGCCGCGATCGCGGTTTACCAGAAGCCGCAATGGCAGTAATAATTCAACAACAAGTCCAGAGTGTATTTTCTGGTGTAGCTTTCAGTCGCGATCCAATTACCCAGCAAGGCGATGCTGTGATCATTGAAGCTTTGCCAGGTAGCGCCAGTCAAGTCGTATCGGGGAAGGTAACACCAGAACAATATCGGGCCTTTGTCATCGAAACGGAAAATCATTCATCTATCCAATTAGAGGGCGTCGGACAAGTTCCACAGGCATTAATCAAGCAAGTAGCATACTTATCCCGGCGACTAGAAAAACGCTACCACGGCATTCCCCAAGATATCGAATGGAGTTACGACGGTCAAACCCTGTGGGTATTACAATCTAGACCCATCACCACCCTTTTACCCATCTGGACAAGAAAAATAGCCGCCGAAGTTATCCCCGGTGTGATTCACCCGTTAACTTGGTCGATTAATCGTCCTTTAACTTGTGGTGTTTGGGGACAAATTTTTACGATAGTTTTGGGCGATCGCGCCATAGGATTAGATTTCACAGCCACCGCCACACTGCATTACTCCAGAGCCTATTTTAATGCATCCCTCTTAGGAGATATTTTTTTAAGGATGGGTTTACCGCCCGAAAGTCTGGAATTTTTAACCAGAGGCGCCAAATTAAGTACACCGCCCTTAAATTCTACCTTCCAGAATCTACCAGGATTATTACGCTTGCTACAGCGAGAATTAAGTTTAGAAAAAGAATTTAAAGAAGATTATCGCCAACGGTTTATTCCAGCCTTATCGGAATTGGCTGATCAATTAATAGATCAGCAGGAACCACACCAACTGATGAACAGAATTGAGATCATCCTGGAATTACTGCAGCGGGGCACATATTACAGCATTTTCGCCCCCATCAGTTCTGCCCTAAGACAGGCAATTTTTCGGGTCAAAGATGGTAAAATCGATCACAGTTTAACACCAGAGGTGGCAGTATTGCGATCGCTCAGTGCTTTAGCTATAGATGCCAAGGAAATTTTACAGGACATTGAGCCAGAGTTGGTATTCGACAAATTGGCGCAAACCCCAGAGGGTGAAAATATTTTATCTGACTTTAATGAACTGCTTCAGGACTATGGCTATTTAAGTGAAGTTGGGACTGATATTTCTGTTCTGACTTGGCGGGAAGACCCCCAGTACGTAAAACAGTTATTTATACAGTTGATGCAGGGAAACGAACCACCAAAAGGCGGTATAGATCCGATTAATAGCGCCTTATCAGCAAAAAAGCAACGGGGATTTGTGCAACGACGGGTGGATCTCAAAGGTCGAGTCACCGAAATTTATTCTCGACTATTAGCCGAATTGCGTTGGAGTTTTGTCGCCCTAGAGAAAATTTGGTTAAAATCTGGATTACTGACAGAGGCTGGGGATATCTTTTTTCTAGAGTTGGATGAAGTGCGGCGTCTAGTTGCGGGTAATGATTCAGACTTGATCAATCAGTTAGAGGAATTAGTGCAAAACAGGCGATCGCAATTTCTCCAAGATAGTCAATTCAATCAAATACCCCTCCTAGTCTACGGTAATACACCCCCGCACCCCCTCGCCCCCTCCGCGATCTACTCTGACCAAATTTTACAAGGTATTCCCGCCAGTCATGGACAAGCCGAGGGACGAATCAAGGTGTTGCGAAATTTACAAAACATCCCAGAAATTGATCGGGGGACAATTTTGGTAGTACCTTACACCGATTCAGCCTGGGCACCCCTTTTAGTCAGGGCTGGCGGCGTGATTGCTGAAGCTGGGGGGCGACTTTCTCACGGGGCGATAGTTGCGCGTGAGTACGGAATTCCTGCAGTCATGGATGTGCGGGGAGCTACATGGATGCTGCAAGATGGTCAACGAGTACGGATTGATGGGTCTAGAGGTATTGTGGAACTATCTAATGATTTGAGACCAGAATGA
- a CDS encoding CmpA/NrtA family ABC transporter substrate-binding protein, with translation MTEFFNQFSRRKFILTAGTAAGAVLLKGCLGNPPEPGGAAQAKEVEAVKLTPETTPETTKVKLGYIPIVEAAPLIIAKELGFFKRWGMTDVDLSKQASWGSMRDNTEIGSAGGGVDGGQYQMPMPHLITEGLITKGKQKIPMYLLAQLNTQGNGIALSSKHAGKGVELDLSKGGKIVFDELKSTKNPFTAAFTFAKVNQEFWIRYWLAAAGINPDTDVKLIPVPAAQTVANMRTGSMDAFSTGDPWPYRIVKDKIGFLAVLTAEMWKNHPEEYFAMKADWVDTHPKATKAILKAIMEAQQWLDNFENRDAAAAILGRRNYFNLTPTFLRDALQGNYDMGNGRVINDKSMAVYYWKDERGSVSYPYKSHDLWFITESVRWGFLPPEYLTKGKDLIDRVNKEDIWRQAAQEAGINSADIPTSTSRGVETFFDGITFDPEDPTAYLKSLKIKKVNV, from the coding sequence ATGACAGAATTTTTTAATCAATTCTCTCGCCGTAAATTTATTCTAACAGCTGGGACAGCAGCCGGGGCTGTATTGCTCAAAGGTTGTTTGGGAAATCCTCCAGAACCCGGTGGTGCAGCGCAAGCAAAAGAAGTTGAAGCGGTGAAATTAACACCAGAAACCACACCAGAAACCACCAAAGTCAAGCTGGGATATATCCCAATTGTTGAGGCTGCACCCCTGATTATTGCTAAAGAATTAGGCTTCTTTAAAAGATGGGGGATGACCGATGTAGACCTTTCCAAGCAAGCTTCTTGGGGTTCGATGCGCGATAACACCGAAATTGGTTCGGCTGGTGGTGGCGTAGATGGTGGACAATATCAAATGCCAATGCCGCATTTAATAACTGAAGGTTTAATCACCAAGGGTAAGCAGAAAATTCCCATGTATCTCTTGGCACAATTAAACACCCAGGGTAATGGAATTGCGCTTTCTAGCAAACACGCAGGTAAAGGCGTTGAACTAGATTTATCTAAAGGGGGAAAAATCGTTTTTGACGAATTAAAATCCACAAAAAATCCCTTTACTGCTGCATTTACCTTTGCCAAAGTCAACCAAGAATTTTGGATTCGTTATTGGTTAGCAGCGGCTGGAATTAATCCCGACACAGATGTGAAATTAATTCCCGTACCAGCAGCGCAAACCGTCGCCAATATGAGAACAGGTTCAATGGACGCCTTCAGCACAGGCGACCCCTGGCCTTACCGCATTGTCAAAGACAAAATTGGTTTTTTGGCAGTATTAACAGCCGAAATGTGGAAAAATCACCCCGAAGAATACTTTGCGATGAAAGCAGACTGGGTGGATACACATCCCAAAGCAACCAAAGCAATTTTAAAAGCAATTATGGAAGCGCAACAGTGGTTAGATAACTTTGAAAACCGCGACGCTGCTGCCGCAATTTTGGGACGCCGCAATTACTTTAATTTAACACCAACATTTCTCAGGGATGCACTACAAGGTAACTACGACATGGGCAATGGGCGTGTAATTAATGATAAATCAATGGCCGTTTATTACTGGAAAGATGAAAGAGGTAGCGTTTCTTATCCCTACAAGAGCCATGATTTATGGTTCATCACAGAAAGCGTCCGCTGGGGATTTTTACCACCAGAATATTTAACTAAAGGCAAAGATTTGATCGACAGAGTTAACAAAGAAGATATTTGGCGACAAGCAGCCCAAGAAGCTGGAATTAATAGTGCGGATATTCCCACAAGCACATCTCGTGGCGTCGAAACCTTTTTTGATGGCATCACCTTTGATCCAGAAGATCCGACTGCTTACTTAAAGAGTCTCAAAATCAAAAAAGTTAACGTATAA
- the ntrB gene encoding nitrate ABC transporter permease, with amino-acid sequence MTTFSAKRRPNNNLDNSFIASIQKQLPDLIPPTIALIIFLVIWQVFSFAGGTLPGPIQVVEETRELIIYPFYDRGGIDKGLFWQILASLQRVAISYTLAAIIGIALGILIGVNKTMSKALDPIFQLLRTVPPLAWVPISLAALRQNEPAALFVIFITAIWPILINTAVGVKEIPSDYNNVAKVLQLSQKEYFFNILIPAALPYIFTGLRIAIGLAWLAIIAAEIVMSGIVGIGFFIWDAYQANKVSEVILALVYIGVVGLVLDKLMSWVQNKILPEQK; translated from the coding sequence ATGACCACATTTTCAGCCAAACGCCGTCCCAATAATAATTTAGATAATAGCTTTATAGCATCTATCCAAAAACAATTGCCTGACCTAATACCTCCAACTATAGCCCTGATTATCTTTCTAGTTATCTGGCAAGTATTTTCTTTTGCTGGTGGTACTTTACCCGGTCCAATACAAGTAGTAGAAGAAACTAGGGAACTGATTATCTACCCATTTTATGACCGAGGCGGTATTGACAAAGGTCTGTTTTGGCAGATTCTCGCCAGTTTGCAACGGGTAGCTATTAGTTACACTTTGGCAGCAATTATTGGTATTGCTTTGGGTATCTTAATTGGCGTGAATAAAACCATGTCCAAAGCTTTAGATCCCATCTTTCAGTTATTGCGTACAGTACCACCTCTAGCTTGGGTGCCAATTTCCTTAGCCGCACTGCGTCAAAACGAGCCTGCAGCACTGTTCGTAATTTTCATCACCGCAATTTGGCCAATTTTAATTAACACAGCCGTAGGCGTCAAAGAAATTCCCAGCGATTACAATAACGTTGCTAAAGTCCTGCAACTTTCCCAAAAAGAATACTTCTTTAATATCCTCATCCCTGCAGCTTTACCCTACATTTTCACAGGCTTGAGAATTGCGATTGGTTTGGCTTGGTTAGCGATTATTGCGGCAGAAATTGTCATGTCCGGTATTGTCGGTATTGGCTTCTTTATCTGGGATGCTTATCAAGCCAACAAAGTGAGTGAAGTAATTTTAGCTCTAGTCTACATCGGCGTTGTTGGTCTGGTGCTTGATAAATTAATGTCTTGGGTGCAAAACAAGATTTTACCAGAACAAAAATAG
- a CDS encoding nitrate ABC transporter ATP-binding protein (This model describes the ATP binding subunits of ATP-binding cassette (ABC) transporters for nitrate transport, or for bicarbonate transport, in bacteria and archaea.), with the protein MSVFVGVDQIDKVFELTGGGQYIALKGIDLEIRKGEFVSLIGHSGCGKSTLLNMIAGLDLPTEGLVTLEGQRISKPGPDRMVVFQNYSLLPWRTVRENIALAVDSVLKGLPDAERKAIIDKHIDMVGLRPHADKQPGMLSGGQKQRVAIARALAIRPKLLLLDEPFGALDALTRGNLQEQLMQICEENQVTAVMVTHDVDEAVLLSDRIVMLTNGPASKIGDILEVDIPRPRKRMEVVEHPSYYSLRSEMIYFLNQQKRIKKLRARKTTAIARHGLEKVNLDLGFLPLTACAPLAIAKEKGFFTKHGLDEVNLLRESSWRGIVDGISGGYLDAAQMPSGMPMWLTLGGHNNQPIPVVTALTMARNGNAITLAKRFYDEGVQNLSDLKNYLLRTRDQRHTMGVVHPASMHNLLLRYWLAAGGIDPDVDVDMKTIPPAQMVADLQNKSIDGYCVGEPWNYRAAVEGIGFTIATDLEVWLGHPGKVLGVREDWAEAYPNTHIALTKALLEACYYCSQPDNAEEVRRILASREYVSTDLEYIQLEDPNGDSCSLDHPMRQYAHHQFYSDSAINRPSRTEQLWIMSQLARWGDTPFPRNWVEVVERVCRVRVFSTAARELGLDISYTRQPIQLFDGTPFNADDPMAYLNNLKIKRDISIAEVILDAPRKTVA; encoded by the coding sequence ATGAGCGTATTTGTTGGTGTTGATCAAATTGATAAGGTTTTTGAATTAACCGGTGGTGGTCAATATATCGCCCTCAAAGGGATTGACCTCGAGATTAGAAAAGGCGAATTTGTTTCTTTGATTGGTCACTCCGGTTGCGGTAAATCCACTTTATTAAACATGATTGCTGGTTTGGATTTACCTACTGAAGGTTTGGTAACTCTGGAAGGACAAAGAATTAGCAAACCAGGGCCAGACCGGATGGTGGTATTCCAAAATTATTCCTTACTACCTTGGCGGACAGTACGCGAAAATATTGCCCTGGCTGTAGACTCAGTGTTGAAAGGTTTACCCGATGCTGAACGCAAAGCTATTATTGACAAACATATCGATATGGTGGGTTTGCGTCCCCATGCTGATAAACAGCCAGGGATGTTATCGGGTGGACAAAAACAACGGGTGGCGATCGCACGTGCTTTAGCTATTCGTCCCAAGTTACTATTGTTAGATGAACCCTTCGGTGCTTTGGATGCGCTGACACGGGGGAATTTGCAAGAACAGCTAATGCAAATTTGCGAAGAAAACCAAGTTACCGCTGTGATGGTAACTCATGACGTAGATGAAGCGGTGCTGTTGTCTGACAGAATTGTGATGTTGACCAATGGTCCAGCATCTAAAATTGGTGACATCTTAGAAGTAGATATTCCCAGACCCCGCAAACGCATGGAAGTAGTAGAACATCCCAGCTACTACAGCTTGCGAAGTGAGATGATTTATTTCCTCAACCAGCAGAAGCGCATCAAAAAACTGCGGGCGAGAAAAACAACAGCGATCGCCCGTCATGGTCTAGAAAAAGTCAACTTAGATCTTGGCTTCTTACCCCTGACTGCTTGTGCGCCTTTAGCCATTGCGAAAGAAAAAGGTTTCTTCACTAAGCATGGTTTAGATGAAGTTAATCTGTTGCGCGAAAGCAGCTGGCGGGGTATCGTTGATGGTATCAGTGGTGGTTACTTGGATGCAGCCCAAATGCCTTCAGGTATGCCAATGTGGTTAACATTGGGAGGACATAATAACCAACCCATACCCGTTGTTACCGCCCTGACGATGGCTCGCAACGGTAACGCCATCACTTTAGCTAAACGCTTTTATGATGAAGGCGTCCAAAATTTATCAGACTTAAAAAATTATCTGCTTCGCACCCGTGACCAAAGGCACACAATGGGGGTAGTACATCCCGCATCTATGCACAACTTGCTGTTGCGGTACTGGCTGGCTGCTGGTGGAATTGACCCGGATGTGGACGTAGATATGAAGACCATTCCCCCAGCGCAGATGGTCGCCGACCTGCAAAACAAAAGTATAGATGGTTACTGTGTAGGTGAACCTTGGAACTACCGCGCCGCCGTTGAAGGTATCGGTTTTACCATCGCCACTGATTTAGAAGTTTGGTTGGGACACCCCGGTAAAGTTCTCGGTGTGCGGGAAGATTGGGCAGAAGCCTATCCTAACACCCACATTGCTTTGACCAAAGCTTTGTTAGAAGCTTGCTATTACTGTTCTCAGCCAGACAATGCTGAAGAAGTTCGGCGCATTTTGGCAAGTCGAGAATACGTCAGCACTGATTTAGAATACATTCAACTCGAAGATCCCAATGGTGATAGCTGCAGCTTAGACCATCCCATGCGGCAATACGCCCATCACCAATTTTATTCTGATTCTGCCATCAACCGTCCCAGCCGCACAGAACAACTTTGGATTATGAGTCAATTGGCGCGTTGGGGTGATACTCCCTTCCCCAGAAATTGGGTGGAGGTTGTAGAACGGGTATGTCGAGTGCGTGTATTTAGCACCGCAGCGAGAGAATTAGGTTTAGATATTAGCTACACTCGCCAACCCATCCAACTATTCGATGGTACGCCCTTTAATGCTGATGATCCAATGGCTTATCTTAACAACTTGAAGATTAAACGCGATATTTCCATTGCTGAAGTCATCCTGGATGCACCAAGGAAGACTGTAGCTTGA